The following DNA comes from Ignavibacteria bacterium.
ATATCAATTTTAAGCAGGAAGTCCAGGTCACAACCAAAGGAACTGTTGGAGATAAGCTGACAGTAGATGCTGACTGGAACTCTCAGCGTACTTTTGAATTTGAAAACCAGCTTAAGTTAAAATATACCGGTTATCCTGATGAAGTAATTCAGAGCATTGAAGCAGGTAACGTTTCGCTGGAAACACGCTCAAACTTAATAGGTAGCACACAGGCATTATTTGGTGTCAAAGCTCAATTCAAATTGGGTCCGCTTACACTTACAACAATTGCATCACAGAAAAAATCAGAAAAGAAAGAAGTTAACATCACCGGCGGTTCAGTTGAAACCCCATTTGATAAATCGATATACGATTACGCTGAAACCAACTACCTTCTTGATGAAAGATGGGGGCAGTATTTTACCAGTTACTATACAACGGGTATTACCCCGATTGATATAACACAAATTGAAGTATGGGTTTATGCTGAGCCTAACAATCCCAATAAAAGATCTGTATATGCAAACGATACTTTATGGCGCAGGCCGGTAGGCGGTTATGTTCTTCAGGATAGTACTACTGCAGAGCTTGGCCATACATTAATAGGAAATTTTGTAAAGCTTGATCCTTCAGAATTCACATATAACAGGTATGCCGGTTATATCACATTAAAAACACTGCAAGCGCTTGGCAAAGATGCTATTGCAGTAGCATATAAATACAATGGACCCGATGGCAATGATGTGCAGGTTGGTGATTTTTTAAATGATATTTCTCCAAGCGCGAAAGTTAAGCTGAGGCTGCTTAGATATGAAAACATGAAGCCGCCAGACCAGGACCCGAATTACAGCCGCCTGTGGGAAAGGATGCTTAAAAACATCTATCACATTGATGCCAGAAATATTAAGAACGATCCTTCAAACCTGACTTTTAATATTTATTATACTGAGCCGGGTCTAACTCCAAATCCACAGTATAACGGGCAAACAGCACCCATCAGCAACAGGTCATGGATGAACCTGACCGGCCTTGATTACAGAATTAATGGTCAGCCAAGTGACAGTATTCCTGCCGGTGATAATGCATTTGACTTCTTCCCGGGCAATACTATAGATCTTGAAAATGGATTGATAATCTTTCCGTATTTAAGACCTTTTTCAACCGCTCTCAGAGATAAAGGCGTTGAAGAAACTTTCGTTGGCAGAAACGATACTATTTACACTTCATCAAAAACAACTGCACAAAGTGTAGGATATTTAAAGTTCACTTTAAAAGGAACAGCAAAAGGCGATGCTTCATCAAGATATTCACTCGGGTTCAACCTGGTTGAAGGTAGCGTAAAAGTGTTCAATGGTTCTGTTGAGCTTGCCCAGGGAATAGATTATTCCATAGATTACGCATTAGGCGAACTTGTGATAATTAATGCCAGCGCGCTTGTTGCGGGGGCAAACCTGAAGATCACATATGAAACCAACGACCTTTTCCAGCTTGCATCCAAAACTTTGCTGGGTACCAGGGCTGAGCTTCAGATAAATAAAACAAGCTATCTTGGCTTTACCCTTATTAACCTGAAACAGCAGACATTAAACAATAAGATAAGGATCGGCGAAGAGCCTACCAACAATACAATTATTGGATTCGATGCATCAACAGATATTAAGACCAACTTTTTAACTAAGCTGGTAAATAAAATTCCGGGGTATAATACCAAAGAAGAATCAATACTTAATTTTAAAGGTGAAGTTGCATTTATGCTGCCTGACCCCAACACTTTAAAAAGTATTATTCCCAGTGATAACGGCGAATCAGTTGCTTATATTGATGACTTCGAAGGTGTAAAAAAAGTTATACCCTTAGGTTTGAATCCCCTTTCATGGACATTGTCATCAATTCCGTATGATGACAGGCTTGTTCCCGGAACATTTACTGATGAAGTAAGAGACAGCTTAATGAGCAGGAAACGCGGCAGGCTTAACTGGTATAATCTGCTTAACAATGTTCCAATACTCGAAGTATATCCGTTCAGAAGTGTTGCAAGCAACCAGAACCAGTCTTTAACCCCAATGGTGTTTGATATCAAGCCTGATTCTGTAGGTCAGTATAATTATTTAAAATATAATGACTTTTTTGCAGAAGGTCCGGCTGAAAATAAATGGAGCGGTGTCTTTAAATTTATTAACTCATCACAGACTAACTTAATTGATGAAAATATAAATTACATTGAAGTCTGGATGCAGGTAAACGGCGGAATTCCGATTGTTAGCGATTCAGCTAAAATGCTTATTGACCTGGGAGCGATTTCTGAAAGGATCATTACTTCAAAAACAATGCCGCTTAATTCAACTGATCCCAACATTAATTATCACACTGAAGACAGGAACGGCAGCGGTCAATTGGATGTAGGTGAAGATAACGGTATTGACGGCCAGCCAAGCTCAGTTGAAGCGCAGTATTACCCTGATCTTGTAAGTGAAACAGGAGGTGACCCAAGCCGTGATAATTATTCATGGGTCCAGGGTAGCACAAATTATTCAGGATTTAACGGAACAGAGCTTAACGCTACAAATTTAACCGAAGCAAAAAGAATTGATACAGAAGACCTTAATAATAATGGTAACCTTGATCTTATAAATAATTATTTTGAATATGTAATTCCGCTTGATTCAAACTCGTTTAAAAATCACCCGTTCATAGCCGGCGGAGGAAATGCTGGCTGGTACCAGTTCATTATTCCGCTTGATGAATGGCATAGAACTGTTGGCGGAAGTCCCACTTTAACCAATATTCAGTATGCAAGGGTTTGGTTCAAGGGTTTTGAAACACAGACTCAGATTAAGATCGTTGATTTTAATTTAGTTGGTAACCAGTGGGTTAAGGAAAATAAAAATGATACTACTTATACAGTATCAGTTGTAAATATAGAAGATAATCCTAACTACTACTCCCCCCCGGTTGATGGTTTAAGACAGCGTGACCAGACACAGGTAGATCAGAATGTGCTTTCAAACGAACAGTCAATGTCACTGGATGTTCAGAAGCTTCTGCCCGGACAGGATAAGTTTGTTTTCAAATCATTTAATACAAGGCCTCTTGATCTTGTAAATTACAAGATTTTTAAGCTATTCGTAAACGGTGACAGCTCATTTACATATACCAGTCCGAATGATTATGACGCAGCAGTTGTGGTAAGGATCGGTAATGATACATCGAATTACTATGAATACCGCGCTCCCATAAGACCTGATGTAAGGCCAATGACACCATGGAACGCTTTCAATGAAGTTATAATCAATTTATCAGAATTAACTGCTATAAAACAAAAAGCTGATAGTACAGGTATCATTCATTACGAACCTGTTATAAACGGTCCCCCGGGCGCTTTTTACGGAGTTATAGGAAGTCCTTCTATACGTGATATTAAACAAATATCTCTGGGTATTTATAATAACAATAATAATCCCATTGTGCCGAAGGAGCTTACCGGTTCAATCTGGTTTGATGAAATGAGGGTTATCCAGGCTAATGATGCAAGCGGGTATGCGTTTACTTTAAGTACCGGTTTAAAAATTGCTGATCTTGCAACTTTGAACTTCAGCTATAATAAAACTGATCCTAATTTCCATTCGCTTGAAACAAGCTTTGGCGGGTTAACGACAGCCAACAGCTGGGAATTTTCAGGAGTGGTTAATGCCCATAAAGTGCTCAATGCTTTGCTTTCAAAATATGTATCTGTCAAGTTCAAGGATTTCTTCACCCTGCCAATTTCATTTTCACACCAGGAAATTCTGGATAAGCCTAAATACCTGCCGGCAACTGATATTGATCTTGAAACAGCAGCAAATAACCGCTATGCACAGATACTTGCTGAAACCGGCAACCAGGAGCTTGCTGCTTATTACGCTGACCAGATCAGAGTTTCAGCGCAGACATTGAGGATAGCAAACAGGTTCTCTATAAGCGGTGCTAAGTTCACTTTCCCGGGCGAAAACTTTTTTGTTCAGCAGATACTTAACAAGATTGAAATTAATTTTGTTAGGAATTCTTACACAGAAAGAACCCCCACTCTTGAAAGCAAATATGCATGGGATATGAACGGTTCTGTTGGATTAAGTTCAGACTTGGATTTAATGAATACCCTGAATCTTAAGATAGGAAAATTCCTTCCGTTTGGTGAAGAGTTCAGCCAGGCCAGAATGTATTTCTTTTTCCCATTCATGCCGCTTGCTCCCCTATTCACTAATAACATTTCGCTTTCCGGAAGCTTTAACAGAAGGCGCGGTGATGAAAAGTTAAGATCAAGCTTTGAAAACAGCCCGACATCAAGGCAATTTGATGCTAACAGGGGCTTTACTATGAACTGGAAGTTCATTGAGAACTGGATCGTTGACCTGCAGGGCGATTATTCTTTCCGTTCAGGCAGCGACCTCACATATCTTGAAACACTTAATGATTCAGCAAGAACACAGCGTCCAAATACTGAAATTTTCGATGACATTTTCTTTAATAACGGACTTATTAACTGGGGTAAAGATCTTGATTACTCTCAAACTGTTTCTTTTAATCCAAGGTTCAACATTCCCGGCTTAAGGGATTTCATTGACCTCACTGGGAGCTACCGCGTTATTTACGGATGGCGTGCTTCCAATTTCAACAATGCACAGGGAAGCAATGTTGGATATAACACCGATATGCAGGCAACGGCTTTTGTAAAGCTTAAGAATCTGTTTAATATCTTCAGCTCAACAAACAAAATTATGGGTGGCTCAGGCAAAGGTTTCCAGCAGCAGGACCCCGCTGATCTGTTAAAAATACTTAAAACTTTTTTACCTGACCAGGTTTCAGTAACATATGCGCAGACCAAACAGCTTCAGAATCCCGCGATACAAGGCAGACCCGGTTTTGGTAATTTCTGGATGCAGTTCAATTCCAAAGAAAACCTTGGTCCATCCAGAATGTACCAGCTTGGTTGGGAAACTGACCCGGGCAGAAGAATTCCGCTCACAAACCTGGTTGATAACCTGAATCTGAATACAACATATACATTCAATACGTTTATTAACCCGATCTTCCCGGACAATTTGAAGATTAATTTTACTTATAAGACCGGAACGGGTACGATCAGCGCATTAACATATAATACCGATTCACTTGGATTCCTTGGCACACCTGTAAACTCATCTGAGAACAGGACAATTACAAGACCCAGTTTTTTTGTAAGCCTTGGAACAGTTGCAGATAAACTGGGAATTCCGACAGGTCTGGATACTTTAAGCCCGGCAAAGTTCTTCTCGGAAAATTTCGAAAAAAATGTTGTCAGCATGCCCTTCCCCAGCTGGAATTTATCATTAACAGGTATCGAAAAATTTGAAATGTTCCAGAATATTGCACAGGCGATAACACTTGAAAGCGGTTATTCAAGTGAGTACCGTAAAGTTCTTACTTACGACGGATTAAAACCGGAGTATATTAGCGCACAGGCGCTGACATCAGGATTTACACCGCTTATTGGTGTTAACTTCACATTTAAACAGCTTTCCGGAGGAAACCTGACGGCTTCATTTAAGCTGAGCAATACTGATAATATAATTATGGAGCCAAACAATGCGAAGCTTACAAATACAGCCACAAGTGATATTGCAATAAATGCT
Coding sequences within:
- the sprA gene encoding cell surface protein SprA codes for the protein MKFLFAAVLFIVIFSSANDTFAQGRDRSKFQIGFIDTSGSYLDTSLISDTTKIRGPIDSTARVNNFKFEKTEDPVPEYGDWRSPLLLYGSQLERYDIKFDSLNNVVITQTLDGEQLKVPLVLPLEKYLELRSRLNVKDQFYRLVTDTYIIETEDDLEKLFKNITEITIPLPFATETIFGPPTINLKINGIIDITASYQKSTNDLQTILSESQNQNNINFKQEVQVTTKGTVGDKLTVDADWNSQRTFEFENQLKLKYTGYPDEVIQSIEAGNVSLETRSNLIGSTQALFGVKAQFKLGPLTLTTIASQKKSEKKEVNITGGSVETPFDKSIYDYAETNYLLDERWGQYFTSYYTTGITPIDITQIEVWVYAEPNNPNKRSVYANDTLWRRPVGGYVLQDSTTAELGHTLIGNFVKLDPSEFTYNRYAGYITLKTLQALGKDAIAVAYKYNGPDGNDVQVGDFLNDISPSAKVKLRLLRYENMKPPDQDPNYSRLWERMLKNIYHIDARNIKNDPSNLTFNIYYTEPGLTPNPQYNGQTAPISNRSWMNLTGLDYRINGQPSDSIPAGDNAFDFFPGNTIDLENGLIIFPYLRPFSTALRDKGVEETFVGRNDTIYTSSKTTAQSVGYLKFTLKGTAKGDASSRYSLGFNLVEGSVKVFNGSVELAQGIDYSIDYALGELVIINASALVAGANLKITYETNDLFQLASKTLLGTRAELQINKTSYLGFTLINLKQQTLNNKIRIGEEPTNNTIIGFDASTDIKTNFLTKLVNKIPGYNTKEESILNFKGEVAFMLPDPNTLKSIIPSDNGESVAYIDDFEGVKKVIPLGLNPLSWTLSSIPYDDRLVPGTFTDEVRDSLMSRKRGRLNWYNLLNNVPILEVYPFRSVASNQNQSLTPMVFDIKPDSVGQYNYLKYNDFFAEGPAENKWSGVFKFINSSQTNLIDENINYIEVWMQVNGGIPIVSDSAKMLIDLGAISERIITSKTMPLNSTDPNINYHTEDRNGSGQLDVGEDNGIDGQPSSVEAQYYPDLVSETGGDPSRDNYSWVQGSTNYSGFNGTELNATNLTEAKRIDTEDLNNNGNLDLINNYFEYVIPLDSNSFKNHPFIAGGGNAGWYQFIIPLDEWHRTVGGSPTLTNIQYARVWFKGFETQTQIKIVDFNLVGNQWVKENKNDTTYTVSVVNIEDNPNYYSPPVDGLRQRDQTQVDQNVLSNEQSMSLDVQKLLPGQDKFVFKSFNTRPLDLVNYKIFKLFVNGDSSFTYTSPNDYDAAVVVRIGNDTSNYYEYRAPIRPDVRPMTPWNAFNEVIINLSELTAIKQKADSTGIIHYEPVINGPPGAFYGVIGSPSIRDIKQISLGIYNNNNNPIVPKELTGSIWFDEMRVIQANDASGYAFTLSTGLKIADLATLNFSYNKTDPNFHSLETSFGGLTTANSWEFSGVVNAHKVLNALLSKYVSVKFKDFFTLPISFSHQEILDKPKYLPATDIDLETAANNRYAQILAETGNQELAAYYADQIRVSAQTLRIANRFSISGAKFTFPGENFFVQQILNKIEINFVRNSYTERTPTLESKYAWDMNGSVGLSSDLDLMNTLNLKIGKFLPFGEEFSQARMYFFFPFMPLAPLFTNNISLSGSFNRRRGDEKLRSSFENSPTSRQFDANRGFTMNWKFIENWIVDLQGDYSFRSGSDLTYLETLNDSARTQRPNTEIFDDIFFNNGLINWGKDLDYSQTVSFNPRFNIPGLRDFIDLTGSYRVIYGWRASNFNNAQGSNVGYNTDMQATAFVKLKNLFNIFSSTNKIMGGSGKGFQQQDPADLLKILKTFLPDQVSVTYAQTKQLQNPAIQGRPGFGNFWMQFNSKENLGPSRMYQLGWETDPGRRIPLTNLVDNLNLNTTYTFNTFINPIFPDNLKINFTYKTGTGTISALTYNTDSLGFLGTPVNSSENRTITRPSFFVSLGTVADKLGIPTGLDTLSPAKFFSENFEKNVVSMPFPSWNLSLTGIEKFEMFQNIAQAITLESGYSSEYRKVLTYDGLKPEYISAQALTSGFTPLIGVNFTFKQLSGGNLTASFKLSNTDNIIMEPNNAKLTNTATSDIAINASFTKSGFSLPLFGLSLENNLTISFSYTRTKNDPQVYSFLSGFWESNSQNGSTSTTLNPSIQYNLSRSVTMQLFYKYTKIEPTGSNLQITTRTTNEAGLNIRLQIQ